The Saprospiraceae bacterium genomic interval TCAGATTTGGAGATGACTACAATTCGCATGTTTTGTTTCAGGCAGGAATCGGATTGGCAAGAAAAATTAACAGACGGATTAATATTGCAATAGAACATCAAATTGGCTTAACAGATAACGATTATCTGGATGGAATTCGCTGGAGAACCAACCTGGATCAGACCACAGAAAACGATGTGCAACATTTTACCAACTTAAGGCTGGCTATCAATATAGGAAGTTTTAAAAAGAAGAAAGAACCATTGTATTGGTTAAATCCTTTGGATGCCGTTATGCAGGATATTGCGGATTTGAAACAAAGACCTGTTTACGATCCGACAGATACAGACAAGGATGGAGTCATTGATTTATTGGATCAGGATAATGAAACGCCCGAAGGAGCAGCAGTTGATACTAAAGGATTAGCGCTCGACAGTGATAACGACGGCATACCCGATTATAAAGATGCTGAACCTTTCTCGCCTCCGGGCATAGCTGTTGACGAAAGAGGAGTTGCCAAAGTAAATCCACCGCTTGGCGAAGGAGATGTAAAAAATATTATCGATAAGCGATTTGGAATTCCCCCGGGTACTGCAGATGGCGATGCAGCTCATGTATTATTGAGTAACGTAAAATGGTTCCTGCCCATGGTTCATTTTAATCTCGATGAGTATTGCATCAATGAAAAATATGCACCTCAGTTTGCCAATGTTGCTCAGGTAATGAAAACACATCCGGGATTAAAAATAACCGTACACGGTCACACAGATATCAGACATTCCAACGCTTATAATAAAGTATTGTCCTACAACCGCGCCCATGAAGCGATTGAATACATGGTCAATACTTACTGCATTGCCAGAGATCGATTTATTCTGATGTACGGAGGAGAAGAACAACCCCTGGGTGGACACAAAGTTAATCATGGAGTTAACCGCCGGGCCGAATTCAGAGTGGCTGCTCCGGATGACATTGAAATGCCTAAGCCGGATGGTCCTCCTGCCGGACAATGCCATAAAAAGAGAAAAGCCAAATCTTCATCGACAGAAAACAACGAAGGAGGTTCCGGCGAAGAAAAGAAATCGGGATTTTAATTTCGAATTTTTCTAATTAAATTTTCTTCAGCAATATTCTTTAGATTCCATGCCATGTGAAGTTGCAGTGGACGGGTCTCTATTCGTATTTCTAAATCCACCAATTCCTAAATGAAAAATGAATTTCGTGTAACGATTCATATGGTTTCAAGCCTTGATGGAAGGATTGCTAAAAAAGACAATAGTATATCGTGGTTTGATACATCTCATCCATACGGCCAGGGAATTGACGCACAAGATCCTGAAGAGTTTCTTAAAACGATCGATTGCTACTTGATGGGTGCACGGACCTATGAACACGCTTTGGAACTTTCAAAATCTTATGGCTGGGTTTATGGCGACAAGCCGACAATTGTATTGACCAATCGAAAATTGCCAACCGACAGATTAAATATTGAATTTTATTCGGGAGACTTGAAAAAACTTGTTTATGATCGCCTGAAACCAACCTATAAAAATGTTTGGGTAGCTGGTGGTGCCATGCTTGCAAAAGAGTTAATCCGTCAGA includes:
- a CDS encoding OmpA family protein; the encoded protein is MRLRLTTYFLLLIGVSLSYGQSTAVPPDTTAVDSFKAGRTPLLEEDTQTDIEVVPQKDEMQSAPVQSEPTQNSQLIIQNDQNANNPLGTITLDTSKNNAQANDPNSLWKSGKSKYPPKPKHMWEIGLGVGNYFISGDVDYCLPGYGFALHVRRALHYAFSIRAEVFYGIAYGLEPQPYSSSLDNEQEVFQGYGTNSGGNAWFPSYRTKYLSASLQGVLNIGNILFHKDRNVWNWYMFVGLGLDHHVTELDLKDEYGVYTNLVGITNFTVDRFNTSKGRSEIKDKLESIYDGKYETRAHEQNGIFRFGDDYNSHVLFQAGIGLARKINRRINIAIEHQIGLTDNDYLDGIRWRTNLDQTTENDVQHFTNLRLAINIGSFKKKKEPLYWLNPLDAVMQDIADLKQRPVYDPTDTDKDGVIDLLDQDNETPEGAAVDTKGLALDSDNDGIPDYKDAEPFSPPGIAVDERGVAKVNPPLGEGDVKNIIDKRFGIPPGTADGDAAHVLLSNVKWFLPMVHFNLDEYCINEKYAPQFANVAQVMKTHPGLKITVHGHTDIRHSNAYNKVLSYNRAHEAIEYMVNTYCIARDRFILMYGGEEQPLGGHKVNHGVNRRAEFRVAAPDDIEMPKPDGPPAGQCHKKRKAKSSSTENNEGGSGEEKKSGF
- a CDS encoding dihydrofolate reductase — translated: MVSSLDGRIAKKDNSISWFDTSHPYGQGIDAQDPEEFLKTIDCYLMGARTYEHALELSKSYGWVYGDKPTIVLTNRKLPTDRLNIEFYSGDLKKLVYDRLKPTYKNVWVAGGAMLAKELIRQRLADEIRISILPIILGEGLLFFDNIGQELKMRLKDTAAYKNGMVELCYEIIK